In the genome of Methylotenera mobilis JLW8, the window TCCATCAACTTTTCAATCAGCACACTGTCATCAACAGCTATTTACAGCTTTTTTACCCACCTATCACTACATTATGGGAGGTTACGCGTTTTGGATAAGAATTTACAATAGTCTAATTGGACTATTGCATCCATTATAAATACATATACCATCTACACTGAGAGTTATTGAGTTATACAAAAATTAGAATTTTTAACCATGCTAAAGAAGCATTTATGGCCAATTTAAGTTATTCATATAAATACAATGATCCAAACTTGTAATTACATTTTAACACTCATCAAATAATCAAAATTTGCATACCGTCCTGACAGGTAAGTTGGCAATCGTCCCAATCAAAGTTTATTAAAACAATACGGCAAAACTAATGGATACAGGTTTAATTTTGAGCGATCGTCGTCACGGCGACTTAAATACTTTGATGTACCAATGCCTGCATTTAAACTCTCACCTTGATTTGATGCTATGGCTACAAGGTGACTTATTTCAAAGATTCGTCAAACATGAAGTAATGATTGCAGCTTGGGGGGATTTTACATTAGGGATTCTATACGTGGACATTGTCTCGTTATTGCCCGGCGTAAGAACAGGTAAGGTAACAAGTACGGACCTCACCAACCTGATGACGGACTTATTTCAATACTGGAAGCACCATTCAAAAGCCCCTATTACCATGAATGTAGATAAGGGAATTTTCCACGACCACCAAATTGCTCATCACGAAGCAAATATTAACTTAAGTACCATGCAATCTGCGCATATTCACGGCATCAAAGATCTCAGGGGGGGGCATGATTGTTTATATGTTTTTTTAAGTAGCGAAACAAATAACTCATCTAATTATAAGAAGTCCCTCACCATGCTACTACCGTTTATAGACAATTCGCTCAGGCAACTTGAGCACTTGCCTGAACAACTGCCAGAAGTAGAGCCAGAAAAAACTATCGATGACAATCAAGTTACCGGCATTTTATCGGAGAGAGAAATTAGTATTATGGAGTGGGTGAAAGCTGGAAAAACGAACCAGGAAATCGGGATAATTCTTGACATCAGTTCCTTTACCGTGAAAAATCACATGCAGCGCATACTCAAAAAACTAGACGTACTTAATCGAGCGCAAGCTGTAACGCAATTTAATCGGATGTACCAGACTCAATAATGCCTGTAAAAACAAACTTCACAAATAACAAACTATCTGGCATCGCTTTATCAAGAGACAACATACTCCAAATCATAGAGATTATGATGGACCCCGTGCTGGCAGCACTTACCTTGTGGTGCTCAGCTTTTATCATTGAGGGTCATCTACACCCAACCTACCTGATTTTATCAATTATTGCCTTCTCGCTTACTTACCCAAGCAACCCAAAAATTGAACAATCAATGATGGAGTCCGCCAGAAAGCTGCTCTTTTCATGGTTTATATTAACGACCATTTTGGTATCTCTAGGAATAGTCACCGGCTATATTGATGACTTTTACAGCAACACAATAATTGCATGGTTGACCATCACGCCAATTGTACAAATTATTGGTGCAATCTTACTAAAAGCATTCGCCCCTACCATTGTTAAATTACAAGGTGAAACCAAACGTGCTGTGATTGTAGGTGTTAACACTAGAGGCATTCATCTCGCCAAAAAGTTAGAAGAGAGCCAATATCACCTCACTGAGCTGATGGGCTTTTTTGAGGATCGCCAAATCGACAGGCATTCAACAGAGTTGAACTATCCTATTTTAGGCAACTTCAATGACTTACTTGCCTACATTAAAGAGAATCAAATTAATGTCATTTATTTATCGCTACCGATGGCAAGCCAGCCACGTATTATCAAATTACTGGACGAACTAAAAGATACCACCGCCTCTATTTATTTTGTACCAGACATATTTCTAACGGACTTGATACAAAGCAAAATCGGCGAAATTAATGGCATGCCGATAGTGGCAGTGCGTGAAACGCCGTTTACAGGAATCAATGGTTTAATCAAGCGGATTACAGACATACTACTTACTTCAATCATTATATTGCTCATTTCACCGCTATTACTAATAGTTGCTGTCGGGGTCAAACTAAGCTCACCTGGTCCGATTGTTTTTAAACAAAGACGCTATGGTCTAGATGGTGAAGAAATATTAGTCTACAAATTTCGCTCAATGACTACATGTGACAATGGC includes:
- a CDS encoding undecaprenyl-phosphate glucose phosphotransferase; its protein translation is MMDPVLAALTLWCSAFIIEGHLHPTYLILSIIAFSLTYPSNPKIEQSMMESARKLLFSWFILTTILVSLGIVTGYIDDFYSNTIIAWLTITPIVQIIGAILLKAFAPTIVKLQGETKRAVIVGVNTRGIHLAKKLEESQYHLTELMGFFEDRQIDRHSTELNYPILGNFNDLLAYIKENQINVIYLSLPMASQPRIIKLLDELKDTTASIYFVPDIFLTDLIQSKIGEINGMPIVAVRETPFTGINGLIKRITDILLTSIIILLISPLLLIVAVGVKLSSPGPIVFKQRRYGLDGEEILVYKFRSMTTCDNGEHVAQATRNDQRITKFGNFIRKTSLDELPQFVNVLQGRMSIVGPRPHAVSHNEMYRKLITGYMIRHKVKPGITGWAQVNGLRGETETLDKMQARIDYDIEYLRNWSTRLDLYIIFKTVWVVFFKGQKSAY
- the epsA gene encoding XrtB/PEP-CTERM-associated transcriptional regulator EpsA; amino-acid sequence: MDTGLILSDRRHGDLNTLMYQCLHLNSHLDLMLWLQGDLFQRFVKHEVMIAAWGDFTLGILYVDIVSLLPGVRTGKVTSTDLTNLMTDLFQYWKHHSKAPITMNVDKGIFHDHQIAHHEANINLSTMQSAHIHGIKDLRGGHDCLYVFLSSETNNSSNYKKSLTMLLPFIDNSLRQLEHLPEQLPEVEPEKTIDDNQVTGILSEREISIMEWVKAGKTNQEIGIILDISSFTVKNHMQRILKKLDVLNRAQAVTQFNRMYQTQ